AAGTGCGTCTTTCGTAGCCGCGCTTCTCCATAAACCACCCGAACAGAGTCAGATGCGTCATTTCCATAGTCACCGTCCGGGCCGATGCGTCCACAGTGACCGGTGCGGAAAGCCAGCTTCCAGAATGCTCATTCCACCACGCCGCCTTCAGCGCGCTTGGTCTGTCAGTATTTCTCAGACCCGACTCGGCATAGGAAAACGTAATTTGCAGGGGCTTCTCAAAGGTATTTTGCTGCTTGGCTGAAATGTCGAAAAGAGCAACCGTATCGAAGCACTCCGCCAGGGCGGGCAGATCGGCTTCGACCGTGGAAACAACAAGTTCGTCCGGGGCCGTGAATGCACCGACAGGAACAACAACTTCAACCCTCCCGTCAGGGGTGGTCAGCTTCTGCTGTTTTGATGCGTCGGCTTCGATAAAAATACTCGCAGCCGGGGTCATCTTCATTTTCGAAGATTTCAGCCATGGCGCGGCTCCGGGTTTATCCTGGCCGCATCCGGACAATGCCAGAACGGCAAAAAGTGCGATCAATAACTTCCCAAAAAAACATCTAATAAATTGCATTTTTTACCTCCTTACTAATTTCAGGCGGCGGAATGACTCCCGGCACACCATTCATACCAACGCATTCCTAGCCGCAGTGTATTTCAGACACGCAGCCGGAAAGCAGGCGGCGGTCAACGACAATGGTAGTTTAACCGAACTGTTTGGTTCGACGACTGGTTGCGCCCAACGCCATTCCCGGCGCCATCGGGCAACAGGTCCTGTTTCTTGACAGAAAACCCCATCTTACCTATGAACTGATTATAGGACTGGATGATCAGAATTTCAAGGGAAGCCAGGACAGGGGGAAACCGGCTGGGGGTCAGGTCTTGCATTACTACTTTTTCTGACTTTACATCCACTTGACCGCCCGGCTGACGGAGACATCATCCACCCCCCACTTGCCTCTTGCCTCTTGCCGCTCGCCTCCGGCCATACGCCAAGAATCCCCCTACTGTCATACTGTACAACACGTCCCCTTTTTACCCTCCTCGCTTGATCCCCCGACTGACGGTGTTATAGCGCACCCCCAAGCAATCCGAGATTCCCCAGCCCCTGGCCACAGTCTCTTCCCTCGCCATATTCCACTTGATTTTGCGCGCATTCCACGCTATACTATTCACGTTTGATATACATGTATATCTAGGGAGGTCCACATGATCGCGGTCCGCTTGCCTGAAGAAATGGAGAAGCGCCTGGACGCCCTGGCCAAGGCCACGGGTCGCACTAAAACCTTCTATGTACGCGAGGCCATATTGGAGTACTTGGACGACCTGGAAGACCTCTACCTGGCGGAGAAACGCCTGGGCGCGTACTATGCCGGAAAGGACAAAGACAAGACCCTGGAAGAGGTGGAGCGCGAACTTGGCCTGGTTGATTAGGTTCTGCGCCGAAGCGGAAAAAGAGCTGCGTAAACTGGACCCGCCCGTGGCCGGAAGGGTCATCACTTTCCTGCGGGATCGGGTGGGGAAACTGGAGAACCCCCGCTCCATCGGCGAAACCTTGCAGGGCAAAAAATTCGGCGAACTATGGAAATACCGGGCGGGCGACTTGCGCATCATTGCCCGTATCGAAGACCGTGAGTTGCTCATCCTGGTGGTGCGGGTGGGTCACCGCAAGCAAGTCTACCGTTAGCTCCCGTTCCCTCTTCTGCTA
This genomic stretch from Candidatus Aminicenantes bacterium harbors:
- a CDS encoding type II toxin-antitoxin system RelE/ParE family toxin translates to MPERTKTRPWKRWSANLAWLIRFCAEAEKELRKLDPPVAGRVITFLRDRVGKLENPRSIGETLQGKKFGELWKYRAGDLRIIARIEDRELLILVVRVGHRKQVYR
- a CDS encoding ribbon-helix-helix protein, CopG family, producing MIAVRLPEEMEKRLDALAKATGRTKTFYVREAILEYLDDLEDLYLAEKRLGAYYAGKDKDKTLEEVERELGLVD